The Spiroplasma clarkii genome has a window encoding:
- a CDS encoding GntR family transcriptional regulator, with the protein MRKIIEEYLLDLISKDKKYVTEPLPSENFLATKFKCSRQTARVELTKLLNKGFIRAVKGSGYYVNPHVNSLKLIAIGNKFKYQRREIFEIDQQMLLKILDENKFINVKDVAKYFGFRKIYYNDQDQPVLYQNSYIYKPLFKEINMDIIKKSLMDFFEYNNIDLNMQINNVEIKRTTERDREFLKTDQEFTPTISGIMISKNDLVVEIFERKYLLEGFNVNYAKVL; encoded by the coding sequence ATGAGAAAAATAATTGAAGAATATCTACTAGATCTAATTTCAAAAGATAAAAAGTATGTTACTGAACCACTTCCTAGTGAAAACTTTCTGGCAACAAAATTTAAATGTTCTCGCCAAACAGCTAGAGTTGAGCTGACAAAACTCTTAAATAAGGGATTTATCCGTGCTGTTAAAGGCAGTGGGTACTATGTCAACCCCCATGTTAATAGTTTAAAATTGATTGCCATTGGTAATAAGTTTAAATATCAACGTCGTGAAATCTTTGAAATTGATCAACAAATGTTATTAAAAATCTTGGATGAGAATAAATTTATTAATGTAAAAGATGTAGCAAAGTACTTTGGCTTTCGCAAAATTTACTACAATGACCAAGATCAACCTGTTTTATACCAAAATTCTTACATTTATAAACCATTGTTTAAAGAAATAAACATGGATATTATTAAAAAAAGTTTAATGGATTTTTTTGAGTATAATAACATTGATTTAAATATGCAAATCAATAATGTTGAAATCAAAAGAACTACTGAACGTGATCGTGAATTTTTAAAAACTGACCAGGAATTCACCCCAACCATTAGTGGTATTATGATTTCAAAAAATGACTTAGTGGTTGAAATTTTTGAAAGAAAGTACCTTCTAGAGGGCTTTAATGTAAATTATGCCAAGGTGCTCTAA
- a CDS encoding DDE-type integrase/transposase/recombinase: MKRNYRGKRQMKTNKHIQDIIREAALSRDKAAKRELLIKSGGSRSWFYDAIKKYKEIGEAFFIHKNKNNKHAQKRTHMQALEISRIFRDEYLNCNFRDFMRYLKADKRYDYQWVSYSYIYNILRSKNHCSKLAHKKTIKLLAKEEELKNRPQSLLVPSSATERAKENIHIARPRTQRRGHVVEADATFWRFSDEEIWALHGYIDEASGEVLGLYFDHQETTEGYFNALKPVLKNYGTFEVLRTDKRRTFWSEKKESSPEDSRIQFAFVAKNLGIDIQSSISPQFKPRIERLWKTIKGTITSFMEQNKVTNINEANLVLPKFVEYLNNHVVTLQKDFTTNSFKKFEGDLNIILGHKSIRVVARDLTVTYEKKKYFICNFTTPLNIPRREIMIIQCCDGNLIASLGDNYYSMIEFDNEMLYKSKVVLENEGVKPEDMPQKIKNNSVWAQSNFIFFKKKYSSWYKKHSY; this comes from the coding sequence ATGAAAAGAAATTATAGAGGTAAAAGACAAATGAAAACCAACAAACATATACAAGATATTATTAGGGAGGCTGCTTTATCCAGGGATAAAGCAGCCAAAAGAGAACTTTTGATAAAAAGTGGTGGTAGTAGATCATGGTTTTATGATGCCATTAAAAAATACAAAGAAATTGGTGAGGCCTTCTTTATCCACAAAAATAAAAACAATAAGCATGCTCAAAAGCGAACCCATATGCAAGCACTAGAGATTAGCAGGATTTTTAGGGATGAGTACTTAAACTGTAATTTTAGGGATTTTATGCGCTATTTAAAAGCAGATAAAAGATATGACTATCAGTGGGTGAGTTATTCATATATTTACAATATTTTAAGATCTAAAAATCATTGCTCAAAACTGGCACATAAAAAAACTATCAAATTGTTAGCAAAAGAAGAAGAGTTGAAAAATAGACCTCAAAGTCTACTGGTTCCCTCCTCAGCTACAGAAAGAGCAAAAGAAAATATCCATATTGCAAGGCCAAGAACCCAAAGGCGTGGTCATGTTGTTGAAGCTGATGCTACATTTTGAAGATTCAGTGATGAGGAGATTTGGGCATTGCATGGTTATATTGATGAGGCAAGTGGAGAGGTTTTAGGATTATATTTTGATCATCAAGAAACTACTGAAGGTTATTTCAATGCTTTGAAACCGGTCTTAAAAAATTATGGGACTTTTGAAGTGCTAAGAACTGACAAACGCAGAACTTTTTGGAGTGAAAAAAAAGAATCTTCGCCCGAAGATTCTCGAATTCAGTTTGCATTTGTAGCTAAAAACTTAGGTATTGACATCCAATCATCAATTTCACCACAATTCAAACCAAGGATTGAAAGGCTCTGAAAAACCATTAAAGGTACAATCACTAGCTTTATGGAACAAAATAAAGTCACAAATATTAATGAGGCCAATCTAGTCTTACCAAAATTTGTTGAGTATTTAAATAATCATGTTGTAACCCTTCAAAAAGATTTTACTACAAATTCATTCAAAAAATTTGAGGGAGATCTAAATATTATTTTGGGACACAAATCAATTAGAGTGGTTGCAAGAGATCTAACTGTTACCTATGAAAAGAAAAAGTACTTTATATGCAATTTCACAACACCATTAAATATACCTAGACGAGAGATTATGATAATTCAATGTTGTGATGGTAACCTTATCGCATCACTTGGTGATAACTATTATAGTATGATTGAATTTGATAATGAAATGCTCTACAAATCAAAAGTTGTTCTTGAAAATGAAGGAGTGAAACCTGAAGATATGCCACAAAAAATTAAAAACAACTCTGTCTGAGCTCAATCAAACTTTATCTTTTTTAAGAAAAAATACTCAAGTTGATATAAAAAGCACTCCTATTAA
- a CDS encoding lipoprotein, giving the protein MKKILGLLASFGLVTSSVSTAVACNGTETALKYGDLGVLADKLAIDETQLKDFKTAKALYDAILVKIENLNSITLVNTTEESSVIKQTLLNAKQIFEQTSYSITLSNGANEKVDNDFGKKGDRRFIKVTYIKQFVQGILNSTGDDFTGDKEVISTIESDFASFAIVNQE; this is encoded by the coding sequence TTGAAAAAAATACTAGGACTATTAGCAAGTTTTGGTTTAGTTACATCAAGCGTCTCGACAGCAGTAGCTTGCAATGGAACTGAAACAGCACTAAAATATGGTGACTTAGGTGTTTTAGCAGATAAATTAGCAATAGATGAAACTCAATTAAAAGATTTCAAAACAGCTAAAGCACTCTATGATGCAATTTTAGTAAAAATTGAAAATTTAAATAGTATTACTCTAGTTAATACTACTGAAGAATCTTCAGTAATTAAACAAACTCTTTTAAATGCTAAACAAATATTTGAGCAAACAAGTTACTCAATCACACTTAGCAATGGAGCCAATGAAAAAGTTGATAACGACTTTGGTAAGAAAGGCGATCGACGCTTTATAAAAGTTACTTATATCAAACAATTTGTCCAAGGAATTCTTAATTCCACAGGAGATGATTTTACAGGAGATAAAGAAGTAATTAGTACCATAGAAAGTGATTTTGCAAGTTTTGCAATTGTTAACCAAGAATAA
- a CDS encoding PTS transporter subunit EIIC encodes MAKEKLLDKIDATYLSTLCNALGGEDNIELLTHCLTRLRIVVKDATKIDEASIKKMDGVKGTFTASGQFQIVFGTDVAKIYDKFVAQFKIKRSSKEEIKSVINSRESWFKKVLNYMSDIFIPIVPVLVSGGIILGIRNIFEANFNESYFIGFAADGTPILGWSMVGLSTFINGLNAFLWIPAQVCFWWLPVHICWSIFRKMGADEILGIIVGLSLLVSPLLNVYEVFNTSGLQSIWIWDIVKSLEEAGKDVAFDWGFMRYPWKIAYTAQVIPAIGVGVVGAYLNLWIKKVSPNVINQISVPTVTLLGSYVAGMFIIGPVGYVMGSAVGLGFQWALNNYIAKYFFAAIIGGLHAGLVITGMHHLLNAIMIQNVAQYGGDFIFMWICAQAIGQGSAVLGWMILNRKDPKAKEVGSSAVVAAYLGVTEPALYGVNVKYLFPFIAGSISAACSLTICVISGVTAQAIGNGSWLGILSIQVNSKMEGVKTFPGTGYLWFMIANVSNAALAIGLTMVFGKMPVFKKFDPDYIPTAEEAKKIEAKNAAKLAAKSAKHAKVSA; translated from the coding sequence ATGGCTAAAGAAAAATTATTAGATAAGATTGATGCAACTTACTTATCTACACTATGTAATGCCTTGGGTGGTGAGGACAATATTGAATTACTTACCCACTGTTTAACAAGATTACGTATTGTAGTAAAAGATGCAACAAAAATCGATGAAGCTAGCATCAAAAAAATGGATGGTGTAAAGGGTACTTTTACAGCATCTGGTCAATTCCAAATTGTGTTTGGAACTGATGTTGCCAAAATTTATGATAAATTTGTGGCTCAGTTTAAAATTAAACGATCATCAAAAGAAGAAATTAAATCAGTAATCAATAGTAGAGAGAGCTGATTTAAAAAAGTTTTAAATTACATGTCAGATATTTTTATTCCAATTGTACCAGTTTTGGTTTCAGGAGGGATTATTCTGGGGATTAGAAATATATTTGAAGCAAACTTTAATGAATCTTATTTTATAGGTTTTGCTGCAGATGGGACCCCAATTTTAGGATGGAGTATGGTTGGTCTTTCAACCTTCATTAATGGGTTAAATGCCTTCTTGTGGATACCAGCCCAAGTCTGTTTCTGGTGGCTACCAGTGCATATTTGTTGAAGTATTTTCAGAAAAATGGGAGCAGATGAGATATTAGGAATTATTGTCGGACTATCTCTACTAGTTTCTCCACTACTAAATGTTTATGAAGTCTTTAACACTTCCGGCCTTCAAAGTATCTGGATTTGAGACATAGTCAAATCACTTGAAGAGGCAGGAAAAGATGTTGCCTTTGATTGAGGCTTCATGAGATATCCATGAAAAATCGCATATACAGCCCAAGTTATTCCAGCAATTGGAGTTGGGGTTGTGGGTGCTTATCTTAACTTATGAATTAAAAAAGTTTCACCAAATGTAATTAACCAAATTTCAGTACCAACAGTTACCTTATTAGGTAGTTATGTTGCTGGGATGTTTATTATTGGACCAGTTGGTTACGTTATGGGTAGTGCAGTTGGTTTAGGGTTCCAATGAGCTTTAAATAACTATATTGCCAAGTACTTCTTTGCTGCCATAATTGGGGGCTTACATGCAGGTCTAGTTATAACTGGAATGCATCACTTACTGAATGCTATTATGATTCAAAATGTAGCCCAGTATGGAGGAGACTTCATCTTTATGTGAATTTGTGCCCAAGCAATTGGACAAGGAAGTGCAGTCTTAGGATGAATGATTTTAAATAGAAAAGATCCAAAAGCGAAAGAAGTTGGATCATCAGCAGTTGTGGCAGCCTACTTAGGTGTAACTGAACCAGCACTTTATGGGGTTAATGTTAAATACTTATTCCCATTCATTGCAGGAAGTATCTCAGCTGCTTGTTCATTAACAATTTGTGTAATTTCAGGAGTTACAGCACAAGCAATTGGAAATGGTAGTTGATTAGGAATTTTAAGTATTCAAGTTAACTCAAAAATGGAAGGTGTAAAAACATTCCCAGGAACTGGTTACTTATGATTTATGATTGCCAATGTTTCTAATGCAGCCCTTGCAATTGGATTAACAATGGTCTTTGGAAAAATGCCAGTCTTTAAAAAATTTGATCCAGATTACATTCCAACAGCTGAGGAAGCTAAAAAAATTGAAGCTAAAAACGCTGCTAAACTAGCTGCTAAAAGTGCAAAACATGCCAAAGTAAGTGCATAA
- the pgmB gene encoding beta-phosphoglucomutase, giving the protein MRYPKLVIFDCDGIITETAHLHYQAWKAIAKSELGVTLDETYLDAFRGLSRVDSLKIILNLMPSKTIPAIEVQEEIIKKKNNYYVELITHKENVLLLPGVVDFILELRALGIKIAMASTSRNSKKLMQLHDILNLFDFIVDPGSVAHQKPAPDIFLAAINHFGLQPKDCWGVEDAKVGVTSIIESGAFAIGVGDPQLVGEANLVLADTSLLTLDKILPAYNK; this is encoded by the coding sequence ATGAGATATCCAAAATTAGTCATTTTTGATTGTGATGGAATAATTACAGAAACAGCTCATCTCCATTATCAAGCCTGAAAAGCAATTGCCAAATCAGAATTGGGAGTCACTCTTGATGAAACATATTTAGATGCTTTTAGAGGTTTATCAAGAGTTGATAGTTTAAAAATTATTTTAAACTTAATGCCTAGCAAAACAATCCCAGCAATTGAAGTTCAAGAAGAAATAATTAAAAAAAAGAATAATTATTATGTTGAACTAATAACTCACAAAGAAAATGTATTGTTATTGCCAGGGGTGGTTGATTTTATTTTAGAGTTAAGAGCTTTAGGAATTAAAATTGCTATGGCTTCAACAAGCCGTAATTCAAAAAAATTAATGCAATTACATGATATTTTAAATTTATTTGATTTTATAGTTGACCCTGGATCAGTGGCTCATCAAAAACCAGCTCCAGACATCTTCTTAGCAGCCATAAACCATTTTGGTTTGCAACCCAAAGATTGTTGAGGGGTTGAAGATGCAAAAGTTGGAGTGACTTCAATTATTGAATCTGGTGCTTTTGCAATTGGGGTGGGAGATCCCCAACTGGTTGGAGAAGCTAATTTAGTTTTAGCAGATACCAGTTTATTAACGTTAGACAAGATTTTACCAGCATATAACAAATAA
- a CDS encoding glycoside hydrolase family 65 protein codes for MSMQIKYTDFKPQNRKVEESNLSISNGYLGMRGSFEEGIVTEIPSIEGTYINAFYDYFDIQYAAKYTGYPDLYQRMMPIVNVQNIEIFIDQNRYLFSPNDIKDYELVLDMSSGELKRKYIYQLNDQESISFSFKKMLSQTNFELFLQNISFEFNFKTERQVTLKFPLIFKELSLDKGVPNDPRAGLVDVEAFKLIEKQVKGPVGGIVYETQRSHKSFCYATKIMGLTGFLATSDAEGLIFTKKISKQTVELYKVSVVSEQNFAPVTLVDSFKKLEIFSQLSYEQHVKNSKEYFRDFWNRADSHFGAKNVALLEPNNFNMFQLYTNIGKLPWTNVAAKGLTGEGYAGHYFWDSEIYIITALTLFDAKLAKAMLQFRYNTLPQARERAKIMGHPKGALYPWRTINGEETSTYYPAGTAQYHINGDIAFTVVNYYKATKDIEFLFESGLEILIETARLYEDKIVVYEGQAHINGVTGPDEYQILVNDDYWTNCVAEFNLNWAHQAHQVLKTIDEKRANKKLKALGSSIAELECFTQLGAKIYHGYDSKLDLNPQHDNFMKRKPVDRNYIDKYKPFLRTLHPLSINTLRVTKQADVVLANLFFYKKNSQQTMINNWNFYDETDTADSSLSKCIYAIMAARLRIKDYGFEYFKETINLDLYDTHKNTDRGLHMANMGGARMFVIYGLLGINIEAEYLEINPCYNEIIDAYDVKVEYQGALLDFELKDKKLIIKNLTKQTVTIKYNEHLYEVSVELELKI; via the coding sequence ATGAGTATGCAAATAAAATACACAGATTTTAAACCACAAAATCGAAAAGTTGAAGAATCAAACTTGTCAATTTCAAATGGTTACTTGGGAATGAGAGGTTCTTTTGAGGAAGGGATAGTTACAGAAATCCCATCAATTGAAGGAACTTACATTAATGCATTTTATGACTATTTTGACATACAGTATGCAGCAAAATACACTGGTTACCCCGATTTATATCAAAGAATGATGCCAATTGTTAATGTTCAAAATATTGAAATTTTTATAGACCAAAATAGATATTTATTTAGTCCCAACGACATTAAGGACTATGAATTAGTTTTAGATATGTCATCTGGGGAATTAAAACGGAAGTATATCTATCAACTTAATGATCAAGAATCTATAAGTTTCTCTTTCAAAAAAATGTTGAGTCAAACAAATTTTGAGTTGTTTTTACAAAATATTAGTTTTGAATTTAATTTCAAAACAGAAAGACAAGTAACTCTTAAATTCCCATTAATTTTTAAAGAACTTTCATTAGATAAAGGAGTTCCCAACGACCCTAGGGCTGGATTGGTTGATGTTGAGGCATTTAAATTAATTGAAAAACAGGTTAAAGGCCCAGTTGGAGGAATTGTTTATGAAACTCAGAGATCTCATAAAAGTTTTTGTTATGCTACAAAAATAATGGGATTAACAGGTTTCTTAGCGACAAGTGATGCAGAGGGATTAATTTTTACTAAAAAAATTTCAAAACAAACAGTTGAGTTATATAAAGTAAGTGTTGTGAGTGAACAAAATTTCGCCCCAGTGACTTTAGTTGATAGTTTTAAAAAATTAGAAATTTTTAGTCAATTAAGTTATGAGCAACATGTTAAAAACTCAAAAGAATATTTTAGAGACTTTTGAAATCGTGCTGACTCACATTTTGGAGCAAAAAATGTTGCCTTGTTAGAACCAAATAATTTTAATATGTTTCAATTGTACACAAACATAGGTAAATTACCATGAACAAATGTAGCAGCCAAAGGCTTAACAGGGGAAGGGTATGCAGGTCATTATTTTTGAGATTCTGAAATTTACATTATTACAGCACTAACTCTTTTTGATGCCAAACTCGCCAAAGCAATGTTACAGTTCAGATACAACACTTTACCTCAAGCTCGTGAAAGAGCTAAAATAATGGGGCACCCTAAAGGTGCTTTATACCCTTGAAGAACAATTAATGGTGAAGAAACAAGTACATATTATCCTGCTGGAACAGCACAATACCATATTAATGGTGACATTGCTTTTACAGTTGTAAACTATTATAAAGCTACCAAAGATATTGAATTTTTATTTGAAAGTGGTTTAGAAATCTTGATTGAAACTGCTCGCTTATATGAAGATAAAATCGTAGTTTATGAAGGTCAAGCACACATTAATGGGGTTACTGGACCTGATGAATACCAAATTCTAGTTAATGACGATTACTGAACCAACTGTGTTGCTGAATTTAATTTAAATTGAGCACATCAAGCACATCAAGTTTTAAAAACAATCGATGAAAAAAGAGCAAATAAAAAGCTTAAAGCTTTGGGATCAAGTATAGCAGAACTTGAATGTTTCACTCAGTTGGGAGCAAAAATTTATCATGGTTATGACAGTAAGTTAGATTTAAATCCCCAACATGACAATTTTATGAAAAGAAAACCTGTTGATCGAAATTACATTGATAAGTACAAACCATTTTTAAGAACTTTACACCCACTTTCAATTAATACTTTGCGAGTAACAAAACAAGCTGATGTAGTTTTGGCAAACTTGTTCTTTTACAAAAAAAATTCACAACAAACCATGATTAATAATTGAAACTTTTATGACGAAACAGACACTGCCGATTCAAGTTTGTCAAAATGTATTTATGCAATTATGGCAGCCAGATTAAGAATCAAAGATTATGGTTTTGAATACTTTAAAGAAACCATTAATTTAGATCTGTATGATACTCATAAAAACACTGATCGAGGATTACACATGGCAAACATGGGTGGGGCAAGAATGTTTGTGATTTATGGATTACTTGGCATTAACATTGAAGCAGAATATTTAGAAATAAACCCTTGTTACAATGAAATAATTGATGCTTACGATGTTAAAGTTGAGTATCAAGGTGCTTTATTGGATTTTGAACTTAAAGATAAAAAGTTAATAATCAAAAACTTAACAAAACAAACAGTTACTATCAAGTATAATGAACATCTGTATGAAGTCAGTGTAGAGTTGGAGTTGAAAATATAA
- a CDS encoding nitroreductase family protein produces MSKTLDYIKKRRSPKKYIVDYKLTTTEVEEILESIRWAPSSVGLEPYRVIYLENKAIREELKEFCWNQPGTVDASAMIIWLGYKADFVKNKVMPEQNDRNVPVDFEKAKQYRINAYNNVIEGYAITNEEFVARQAYISLGCALVTAEEIGIDFCPVEGMEPRKIEAVLQKHQLIDLNNEFVCVAAFVGKVDKNQRHYHAFDKIRRPETDVYKVIK; encoded by the coding sequence ATGTCAAAAACATTAGATTATATTAAAAAAAGACGTTCACCAAAAAAATATATTGTTGATTACAAATTGACAACAACTGAAGTTGAAGAAATTTTAGAATCAATTAGATGAGCACCTTCATCAGTGGGTTTAGAGCCCTATCGAGTTATCTACTTAGAAAATAAAGCAATTCGTGAAGAATTAAAAGAGTTTTGTTGAAATCAACCAGGAACTGTTGATGCTTCAGCAATGATCATCTGATTAGGTTATAAAGCAGATTTTGTTAAAAACAAAGTTATGCCAGAACAAAATGACCGTAATGTCCCAGTTGATTTTGAAAAAGCAAAGCAATATCGAATAAATGCTTATAACAATGTAATAGAGGGGTATGCAATCACCAATGAAGAGTTTGTAGCTCGTCAGGCCTACATTTCATTGGGTTGTGCACTGGTTACTGCAGAAGAAATTGGAATTGATTTTTGTCCAGTTGAAGGTATGGAACCAAGAAAAATTGAAGCAGTTTTACAAAAACACCAGTTAATTGATTTAAACAATGAATTTGTTTGTGTGGCTGCATTTGTTGGAAAAGTGGATAAAAATCAGAGACATTATCATGCCTTTGATAAAATTCGTCGACCAGAAACAGATGTCTATAAAGTCATTAAGTAA
- a CDS encoding 4Fe-4S single cluster domain-containing protein — protein sequence MSNINIAKFLTNSSIEGPGSRFVIWFQGCKLNCRGCSNQEMLPLEKKFFVPTSLILEKILESKEKYDLEGITLLGGEPFLQPTALKEIIDFCHKINLTIICFTGYLYENIYEEYQEILNKIDILIDGPFLIRQLDRTRRLIGSKNQRVLKLTTTYQDNDYFEQPHSEVEVQIYKNRVYINGDGVVFDNEVGEFWFKLD from the coding sequence ATGTCTAATATAAATATTGCCAAATTTTTAACCAATAGCAGCATTGAAGGACCTGGAAGTAGATTTGTGATTTGGTTTCAAGGCTGCAAATTAAATTGCCGCGGTTGCTCTAATCAAGAGATGTTACCACTTGAAAAAAAATTCTTTGTTCCCACTAGTTTAATTCTTGAAAAAATTTTAGAATCAAAAGAAAAATATGATTTAGAGGGAATAACCTTATTGGGTGGGGAGCCATTTTTGCAACCAACTGCCTTAAAAGAAATTATTGATTTTTGTCATAAAATTAATCTCACAATCATTTGCTTCACAGGTTATTTGTATGAAAACATTTATGAAGAATATCAAGAAATTTTAAATAAAATAGATATTCTGATTGATGGACCTTTTTTAATTCGTCAATTAGATAGAACTCGTCGTTTAATTGGTAGCAAAAATCAAAGGGTTTTGAAACTAACTACAACCTACCAGGATAATGATTATTTTGAACAACCCCATTCAGAAGTTGAAGTACAAATTTACAAAAATAGAGTTTACATTAATGGGGATGGGGTTGTTTTTGATAATGAAGTTGGTGAATTCTGATTTAAATTAGATTAA
- a CDS encoding AAA family ATPase, with the protein MSVKKELNQLRNLIGIKKAIILEGNVDDIYELNGKYVNIHEYLNYIFGEKKYSDHFIYDKNSGVKGYNLKNLILTKTDQVKTGEAAGDNFAELFGTEETETNSDETIPLKKPIEFFSLLNKNLNRGDERKMAFIADYTDFVFSDMSLDAEDRGVLTEFAKTLKEAKFVISKIDDLMNCVVLITKKINQLPPSLYLDNPEIIIATLPKPNRAERQEFLSTVKSRIQVTDLSTEFENIVDATEGWTIKELAHFVKFSCNFNQPIGFLKLFNIYKFGEKTSPWEDLSYEKMLSIKNELKKRVIGQDDAVDKVAKVIYKAYTGLTGITYSAKRSKPKGTLFFVGPTGTGKTELAKAIAQFLFNDEASLIRFDMSEYGQENADQKLIGAPPGYVGFEGGGQLTNAIKQKPFSVILFDEIEKASPKIFDKFLQILEDGRLTDNTGQTVSFSESFIIFTSNIGAADVQPNPNKEQVYKEFINKVQHHFNFELNRPELLGRFGNNIVPFNFISDLKLKSQIVKQKVRPIQIAIYEKYKAELHIDLTNAQVLNVLLKDADERRGGRDVLNSLETNLVDPLSEFIFTNLQNLRPGTKILTAIDQNQIIFKINV; encoded by the coding sequence ATGAGTGTAAAAAAAGAATTAAATCAATTAAGAAATTTAATTGGAATTAAAAAAGCAATTATTTTGGAAGGCAATGTTGATGATATCTATGAATTAAATGGGAAGTATGTAAATATTCATGAATATTTAAACTATATTTTTGGTGAAAAAAAATATAGTGATCATTTCATTTATGACAAAAATTCAGGAGTTAAAGGATATAATTTAAAAAACCTAATTTTAACAAAAACCGATCAGGTAAAAACTGGTGAAGCTGCAGGTGATAATTTTGCTGAATTGTTTGGTACTGAAGAGACTGAAACTAATTCAGATGAAACTATTCCTTTAAAAAAACCAATTGAATTTTTCTCATTGCTAAATAAAAATTTAAATAGAGGTGATGAAAGAAAAATGGCTTTTATTGCTGACTACACAGATTTTGTTTTTAGTGACATGTCATTAGATGCAGAAGACAGAGGAGTGCTAACAGAATTTGCAAAGACATTAAAAGAAGCAAAATTTGTAATTTCAAAAATTGATGACTTGATGAATTGTGTAGTTTTAATTACAAAAAAAATTAATCAACTACCTCCAAGTTTATACTTGGATAATCCAGAAATTATAATAGCTACTCTACCTAAACCAAATCGCGCTGAGCGTCAAGAATTTTTAAGTACAGTAAAATCTAGAATTCAAGTAACAGATTTAAGTACTGAATTTGAAAATATTGTTGATGCAACTGAGGGTTGAACCATCAAGGAATTAGCTCACTTTGTAAAATTTTCATGTAATTTTAATCAACCAATTGGTTTTTTAAAACTATTTAATATTTATAAGTTTGGAGAAAAAACCTCACCTTGAGAAGATTTAAGTTATGAAAAAATGTTATCAATTAAAAATGAATTAAAAAAACGTGTAATCGGACAAGATGATGCAGTAGACAAAGTTGCTAAAGTAATTTACAAAGCCTATACAGGTCTAACTGGAATAACATATTCAGCAAAACGTAGTAAACCAAAGGGAACTTTGTTCTTTGTTGGTCCAACAGGAACTGGTAAAACTGAATTAGCAAAAGCGATTGCTCAATTTTTATTCAATGATGAAGCAAGTTTAATTCGTTTTGATATGTCTGAGTATGGTCAAGAAAATGCAGATCAAAAATTAATTGGGGCTCCCCCTGGCTATGTTGGTTTTGAAGGTGGGGGACAATTAACTAATGCAATAAAACAAAAACCCTTTTCAGTAATATTATTTGATGAAATAGAAAAAGCAAGCCCAAAAATCTTTGATAAGTTTTTACAAATTCTAGAGGATGGGCGTTTAACTGATAACACAGGCCAAACAGTAAGCTTTAGTGAAAGTTTTATTATCTTTACTTCAAATATTGGTGCAGCAGACGTGCAACCAAACCCAAATAAAGAACAGGTTTACAAAGAATTTATCAACAAAGTTCAACATCATTTTAATTTTGAATTAAATCGTCCAGAACTGTTAGGGAGATTTGGTAACAATATTGTGCCATTCAATTTTATTAGCGATTTAAAATTAAAATCTCAAATTGTAAAACAAAAAGTAAGACCAATTCAAATTGCTATTTATGAGAAATACAAAGCAGAATTGCACATAGATTTAACTAATGCACAAGTATTGAATGTTTTATTAAAAGATGCCGATGAGAGAAGAGGAGGTAGGGATGTTTTAAACTCATTAGAAACAAACTTAGTTGACCCACTTTCTGAATTTATTTTTACAAACTTGCAAAACTTAAGACCAGGAACTAAAATTTTAACAGCTATTGATCAAAACCAAATCATTTTTAAAATTAATGTCTAA